The following nucleotide sequence is from Gottschalkia purinilytica.
AGTTTTTAACTGAACTAAATACTTCAGCTTCTCTTATAAGACCATTTGCAAGATGCTCTTCTCTACATGGGAATGCATGTTGGAATATAGGATTATTTCTGTGCATTACTGTTGTAACTTCCATTACTGGATTTGGAGCAACATCTCCATAGTATCCCATTAACTCACCAAATGGTCCTTCTACCTCTAATCTATTTGGAATGATATGTCCTTCAAGAACCATTTCAGCATAAGCTGGGACTTCTAAATCAACTGAATAACACTTAACTAACTCAAGAGGTTCTCCTCTTAATGCACTATCAACTGCATACTTGTCCAGACCATATCTAGTTGAACTTATTTGTGATGCAAGTAAATAAGTTGCGTCATACCCTAAAACAACTGCGCACTCTAAAGGCTTATTCATAGCATTGCACTTTTCAAGTTGCTTTCTTAGTCTAGGCGAATGACCTGAAACTAATGCATTAATTATATTTCCTCCACGTACTTGGAATCTACGAACAGCCATATGACTTTCACCAGTCTCACTATCTTTAACTATAAGCATACCTGCAGTTATAAAACTACCTGCATCTTTCTCATGAGATGTTGGTACTGGGAACATTCTTTGAATATCTATGTTTCTAGTAACTATATTTTCTTTTATAGGTCCGTTACTAACTATTTTGTACGGCTGAGGATTTGCTATAGCATCCATAAACTTATATAAACGATTTTCTGGAGTCACTCCCATTAAATCATAATAAAGTTGACGATTTCCATAAAGGGCACCCATTACAGGCATATTATACCCTTTTACGTTATTAAATAATATAGGTTTTTGATTATTAAAATATCTTAATACTGCTCCTAATTCATATTTAGGATCCACTTCTACATTGCAAACTTCTAGTTGTCCTAGTTCTTGTAGTTTGCTCATTGTAGCTCTTAACATTTGTGTCTCCACGATTTGTTTCCCTCCTTTCAAGTCTATTCTCCCCATCTCTCAATTAAGTTATGCTCTACACCAATTTGATCTAATGCTCTTCCTACTATAGAGCTAACCATGTCTCCTATTGATTGTGGATGGTTGTAAAATCCTGGAGAAGCAGGTAGTACTGTAACCCCTAGTCTAGATAACTTAAGCATATTTTCTAAATGAATAGAACTTAATGGAGTTTCTCTTGGAATTACTACCAACTTTCTGTTTTCTTTAATAATAACATCTGCAGCTCTTGTTAGTAAATTATCCGATAGTCCATTAGCTACAGCGGCTACAGTTTTCATAGAGCAAGGAGCTATTATCATTGCATCTGTTTTAAATGATCCACTTGCTATAGATGCAGCCAAATCTTTATTATCGTGATAATATGTTGCTAGCCCTTTAAGTTCTTCTAGGCTCATACCACATTCGTGTTGTGTTACATATTCTCCTAAAGTTGACACAACCAAATGAGTTTCAATATTTAGTTGTTGTAAAACTTTTAAAAGAGCAACACCGTATATAGCACCACTACCACCAGAAATTCCTACTATTACTCTCATTGTTGTTGCCTCACTTTCTGGTTCTTAGCCTTGATTGTAAGGTTTTATTCACTGTTATAATAACAAAAAGTCGTCTTCTAATTAAGACGGCATATCATTTTCAGTATAACTATAAAGTTTTTTATTTTACGTTATAAATTTCATCGATCGATCGTATAGTAATTATAAGCTTATATTTTTAGATATATTAGTTAATACTTAATAGTTATTAGATAAGTATAATTTTTAATTAATAAAGATTTTTTAATTTTCTTATAATTTTAATGGACTGTCCTCAAATGAGGACAGTCATATTAAATTATTCTACTTTATTTTCTTGGTCTCCAGCACCAGCCCAAGCATCTTTACCAGCATCTATAGCTGAAGTAAATTCATCTATAGTCATAACTTTAGTGAAGATACTTAAGTCTACTAATCCATGCTCATGTTGAGCTTGGTTTTTAGAGTGAACTCCGTCACTTAAAGTAATAACTCTGTAAGCTAAAGCTAAAGCGTCAGCTGCAGTTGATCTAACACATACGTTTGTCCAAACACCAGTTACAACAACTGTGTCAAGATTTTCTTCTCTTAAATATAAGTCTAAATCAGTATGCCAGAAAGAACTATGTCTTCTTTTAGGAATAGTGTATTCTTCTCCTTCTGGATATAATTCTTTAATGAAGTCTGATCCCCAAGTTCCTTTAACAGCATGAACTGGTCTTACTCTGAAGTCAGCGTCATTTTTTCTGTGAGCTTCTTGGATGTGAATTAATTGAACGTCATCTTTACCTTGAGCGTTTCTTTCTCTTACCCATTTGAATAATTTTTGAAGATTTGGAACGATTTCTTCTCCACCTGGGCATCTTAATGGAGCTTTTTCTCCTATAAAGTCATTTAACATGTCGATAACAACTATACCATATCTTGGCATTTTATTTCCTCCCCTTAAATTAAAGTTTGTTTTTTAAATTTTTAAGCTTTAGATTTGTAGATATTTTATAATTTAAATGGCAACGAGTACCTTTTATTAATTTATTTGTATGGCGTATATTTCACAATATACGCCATACTTAAACAATATCCACCAACTAATAATATTATATTAGTATTTTATAACTTTGTCTAGTTTTTGTATACTTTGTCTTTTAACAAATTATTGGAATTATAATTTAATTATAACTTTTCTAATCTGTCCTATTTTATCCTAGTATGTTATTGTTTTAGGTAAAACTTGTATACTTTGTCTTTTTACGAATTGTCCA
It contains:
- a CDS encoding UbiD family decarboxylase, yielding METQMLRATMSKLQELGQLEVCNVEVDPKYELGAVLRYFNNQKPILFNNVKGYNMPVMGALYGNRQLYYDLMGVTPENRLYKFMDAIANPQPYKIVSNGPIKENIVTRNIDIQRMFPVPTSHEKDAGSFITAGMLIVKDSETGESHMAVRRFQVRGGNIINALVSGHSPRLRKQLEKCNAMNKPLECAVVLGYDATYLLASQISSTRYGLDKYAVDSALRGEPLELVKCYSVDLEVPAYAEMVLEGHIIPNRLEVEGPFGELMGYYGDVAPNPVMEVTTVMHRNNPIFQHAFPCREEHLANGLIREAEVFSSVKNLVDAKDVNITIGGGCRLHGIISIDKKKDGDGKTAIIGALASGYDIKHVVIVDTDIDIYDPSSVELALASRVQASEDLVTIPGALGSGLEASHVARGLTDKLGIDATKPLGEKSHLFELAEIPGFEGELDIEKYLPGVKK
- a CDS encoding UbiX family flavin prenyltransferase, with amino-acid sequence MRVIVGISGGSGAIYGVALLKVLQQLNIETHLVVSTLGEYVTQHECGMSLEELKGLATYYHDNKDLAASIASGSFKTDAMIIAPCSMKTVAAVANGLSDNLLTRAADVIIKENRKLVVIPRETPLSSIHLENMLKLSRLGVTVLPASPGFYNHPQSIGDMVSSIVGRALDQIGVEHNLIERWGE
- a CDS encoding cysteine hydrolase family protein; this encodes MPRYGIVVIDMLNDFIGEKAPLRCPGGEEIVPNLQKLFKWVRERNAQGKDDVQLIHIQEAHRKNDADFRVRPVHAVKGTWGSDFIKELYPEGEEYTIPKRRHSSFWHTDLDLYLREENLDTVVVTGVWTNVCVRSTAADALALAYRVITLSDGVHSKNQAQHEHGLVDLSIFTKVMTIDEFTSAIDAGKDAWAGAGDQENKVE